A window of Ictalurus furcatus strain D&B chromosome 18, Billie_1.0, whole genome shotgun sequence contains these coding sequences:
- the zgc:171740 gene encoding E3 ubiquitin-protein ligase rififylin, with product MWIPSISPGMSDLPGKTTATVEETSSTWHQAYTNSGYSPAPTSPEHLCRACGGHFDTASKNVCVDCKKHFCSRCWVQPELRPALCQTCRRFVGTRFERSQLMGLKVKELRDYLHLHDVPTHTCREKEELVELVLDQNTPSSSSNSRSSSSSSNGCSNSAPPPAAPDVSQSHTPPSQAAEEPGTLTEEDEEEEEGEDEDEEDDDDDESTDSEETLVHSRRASLSDLSSVEDIEGLTVRQLKEILARNFVNYQGCCEKWELMERVTRLFNDQKDLHNLVSNTKNESGTVAEPAEPSGQEENLCKICMDSPIDCVLLECGHMVTCSKCGKRMSECPICRQYVVRAVHVFRS from the exons GGAAAACGACCGCCACCGTGGAAGAAACCAGCAGCACATGGCACCAGGCCTACACAAACTCGGGCTACAGCCCTGCTCCAACATCACCCGAACACTTGTGCAGGGCCTGTGGAGGCCACTTCGACACGGCAAGCAAg aatgtgtgtgtagactgCAAGAAGCACTTCTGCAGCCGTTGCTGGGTGCAGCCCGAGCTCAGGCCCGCGCTGTGCCAGACGTGCCGGCGCTTCGTCGGGACTCGTTTCGAGCGGAGCCAGCTGATGGGGCTGAAGGTGAAGGAGCTGCGCGACTACCTGCACCTGCACGACGTCCCCACTCACACGTGCCGCGAGAAGGAGGAGTTGGTGGAGCTTGTGCTGGACCAAAACAcacccagcagcagcagcaacagtagaagcagtagtagcagcagtaacgGTTGCAGCAACTCCGCCCCTCCGCCAGCCGCCCCAGATGTCTCGCAGTCCCACACTCCTCCATCCCAAGCAGCCGAGGAGCCGGGGACTCTCAcagaggaggacgaggaggaggaagaaggtgaagatgaagatgaagaggatgatgacgacgatgag tcaaCAGACAGCGAGGAGACATTGGTGCACAGTCGCAGGGCCTCTCTGTCTGATCTGAGCAGCGTGGAGGACATCGAAGGTCTTACAGTGCGGCAGCTGAAGGAAATCCTGGCACGCAACTTCGTCAACTACCAGGGCTGCTGTGAGAAGTGGGAGCTGATGGAGAGAGTTACACGGCTCTTTAATGACCAGAAAGACCTCCACAATCTGG TTTCAAACACTAAAAACGAGTCAGGCACAG TAGCGGAACCAGCCGAGCCGAGTGGCCAGGAGGAGAACCTGTGTAAGATCTGCATGGACTCGCCCATCGACTGCGTGCTGCTGGAATGTGGCCACATGGTGACCTGTAGCAAGTGTGGCAAGCGCATGAGCGAGTGTCCCATCTGTAGACAGTACGTGGTGCGCGCCGTGCACGTCTTCAGATCCTGA